In Nitrospirota bacterium, one genomic interval encodes:
- a CDS encoding HDOD domain-containing protein, with protein sequence MQNNIELILKTCEIPSVPMVAMKVLRLVNDPNTEIEVLQNAIMADQSLSARVLRVANSVFYGSRRNIDTVSDAIIMTGFQTIKNLVLAAATKDVYKKFGLLEQKLWEHSIGVSVAASILAREVGGISSEEATVAGLLHDVGKVVMNNSQPERFGMLTEMVYNDRITFTQKEKEIFGFGHAEVGGLFAQRWEFPDGLCDVIRRHHYEQPDDLMDMEPARRILCTVIALADALCVRLGVGYRGPMADLVLRDAECRDLLEINDDRYAEIIEEFKRAYVLEKSSYQM encoded by the coding sequence GGTGCTCCGTCTTGTGAACGACCCCAATACCGAGATTGAAGTGCTTCAAAATGCAATTATGGCGGATCAGTCGCTTTCGGCAAGGGTTCTGAGGGTAGCAAACTCTGTTTTCTATGGATCGCGTCGGAATATTGACACAGTCTCTGACGCAATTATCATGACAGGCTTTCAGACGATAAAAAATCTCGTACTTGCTGCAGCAACAAAGGACGTTTATAAAAAATTCGGCCTTCTGGAGCAGAAACTCTGGGAGCATAGCATAGGTGTTTCTGTGGCGGCGAGCATTCTGGCAAGGGAAGTGGGGGGCATAAGCTCTGAAGAGGCCACGGTGGCAGGACTTTTGCACGATGTCGGCAAGGTGGTCATGAACAACAGTCAGCCGGAGCGTTTCGGGATGCTGACAGAGATGGTCTATAATGACCGCATTACCTTTACCCAGAAGGAAAAGGAAATTTTTGGGTTCGGCCATGCAGAGGTTGGCGGTCTGTTTGCGCAGAGATGGGAATTTCCTGACGGGCTCTGCGACGTCATAAGGAGGCATCATTATGAACAGCCTGATGACCTTATGGATATGGAACCTGCCCGGAGGATACTCTGCACTGTCATCGCGCTTGCCGACGCCCTCTGTGTCAGGCTTGGGGTAGGCTACCGGGGTCCCATGGCAGATCTGGTGCTGAGGGACGCAGAATGCAGGGATCTTCTGGAGATAAACGACGACCGTTACGCCGAGATCATCGAGGAGTTCAAGCGGGCCTATGTGCTCGAAAAGAGCAGCTACCAGATGTGA
- a CDS encoding DUF2802 domain-containing protein yields the protein MLKKRTTKEGDRQAAEAARKFLSLEVAEISEIADKLFGKLDARMKALSALEERIDKKIAVLESLLLKAEKTEYTARHADDNRYHEIAELRDKGLKVDEIAGILDIPRGEIELILSLRK from the coding sequence ATGCTGAAGAAACGTACGACAAAAGAGGGCGACAGGCAGGCCGCTGAGGCCGCCCGGAAGTTTCTTTCCCTTGAAGTCGCCGAGATTAGTGAGATCGCAGACAAACTCTTCGGCAAGCTCGATGCAAGAATGAAGGCCCTCTCAGCCCTTGAAGAGAGAATCGATAAGAAGATCGCTGTTCTGGAATCCCTTCTGCTGAAAGCCGAAAAAACGGAATATACAGCCCGCCATGCAGATGATAACCGTTACCATGAAATTGCCGAACTGCGTGACAAGGGTCTGAAAGTTGACGAAATAGCCGGTATCCTTGACATACCACGCGGCGAGATAGAACTGATACTCAGCCTCAGGAAATAA
- the flgF gene encoding flagellar basal-body rod protein FlgF, which translates to MHKGIYIALSGATLKQAQMDITANNLANANTAGFKRDKISFQEYLVSAMNGRTETPDGRAMSFYGSVQTDFQPGSIVHTGNPLDVAIDGSGMLSLENGQYTRRGDLRLDSEGYLVNQRGIKVLGSGGPIRITDTGRIEISNAGEVSVINAENNSVIDTLKVVEFMDPSVLKKAGEDAYTAAQAGTEAKASIQQGYLEKSNVDVVKEMVQMITALREYETYQKAIQSFDDSIGRVLSDMPKI; encoded by the coding sequence ATGCATAAGGGAATCTATATCGCGCTCTCCGGAGCAACACTGAAACAGGCACAGATGGATATTACGGCGAATAATCTTGCCAATGCGAACACCGCAGGGTTCAAAAGAGATAAGATCTCATTTCAGGAATACCTTGTATCAGCAATGAACGGCAGAACTGAGACCCCTGATGGCAGAGCCATGAGCTTCTATGGCAGCGTGCAGACGGATTTTCAGCCCGGCAGTATCGTTCATACCGGCAATCCTCTTGATGTTGCCATAGACGGCAGCGGTATGCTGAGTCTGGAAAACGGCCAGTACACGAGGAGGGGAGACCTGCGCCTGGACAGCGAAGGGTATCTTGTCAACCAGCGCGGCATCAAGGTCCTCGGCAGCGGCGGCCCCATCAGGATAACGGACACCGGCAGGATCGAAATCAGCAACGCCGGAGAGGTTTCGGTTATTAATGCCGAAAATAACTCGGTAATCGACACGCTCAAGGTAGTCGAATTCATGGACCCCTCAGTGCTGAAAAAGGCCGGCGAAGACGCCTATACTGCCGCTCAGGCAGGAACCGAAGCCAAGGCATCTATCCAGCAGGGATACCTTGAAAAGTCCAATGTTGACGTCGTAAAGGAAATGGTCCAGATGATAACTGCTTTGAGGGAATACGAGACCTATCAGAAAGCGATCCAGTCTTTTGATGATTCAATAGGGCGTGTCCTGAGCGACATGCCGAAGATATAA